Proteins encoded in a region of the Mercenaria mercenaria strain notata chromosome 1, MADL_Memer_1, whole genome shotgun sequence genome:
- the LOC123545241 gene encoding cartilage acidic protein 1-like yields MERDGRGILVGPILSNEYSSNIFITNDNSYHTGSYVTRHDGRNVLLKNNGDGTFQDVATELGVADRNYNGRGSGMLDFNADSKLDIALTNWLGPSRMFQQQDDNNRMQFQETEESLFSHSTASAALLTCDFDNDGQADILKSGANGDINWPKYNGIFTIISRKKSTDEKIKKTELADDENFKRLRIRGMAVADLNGDGILELFTNVNHRPFRKDEGTENSENALQSTNKRTNENYMDPHLNSYNKQIR; encoded by the exons ATGGAAAGAG ATGGTCGCGGGATACTTGTTGGCCCGATATTATCAAACGAATACAGCAGTAATATCTTCATAACGAACGACAATAGTTACCACACTGGCAGTTATGTGACCAGACATGATGGTAGAAATGTCTTACTCAAGAACAATGGTGATGGAACTTTTCAGGATGTTGCCACAGAGCTGG GTGTTGCAGATAGGAATTATAATGGGCGCGGTTCAGGAATGCTGGACTTCAATGCAGATAGTAAATTAGATATTGCATTAACTAATTGGCTTGGTCCGTCTAGAATGTTTCAACAACAAGATGACAACAACAGGATGCAGTTTCAG GAAACTGAAGAATCCCTATTTAGTCATTCAACGGCATCAGCTGCACTACTGACTTGTGACTTTGATAATGATGGCCAAGCAGATATACTAAAATCAGGTGCTAACGGAGATATAAACTGGCCAAAATACAACGgaatatttacaattatttctcGGAAAAAGTCAACAgatgagaaaataaagaaaacagaaCTAGCGgatgatgaaaactttaaacGACTTAGAATACGAG GAATGGCTGTAGCAGATCTCAATGGAGATGGAATCCTTGAACTATTT ACTAATGTCAATCATAGACCTTTCCGGAAAGACGAAGGCACTGAAAATAGTGAGAATGCTCTTCAAAGcacaaacaaaagaacaaatgAGAACTATATGGATCCGCATTTAAATAgttataacaagcaaattcgatga